The segment CACGATTTCCGAATCGCTCCACAAAGCGGTTTAATTTGACAAAAGATTTTGACTGCGAAAGGGGTTTTACTGATTCCTGGAGGCTTTCAGCTAATAAGACGGTTCTTCTTTCCAGATCGTTAACAAGTCTCCCATGTTCTACCCTTACCTGGTAAAATGAAAAGATGATAGCTACCAGCGCAACGACAAAAACAAGAGAAACGATAAGACGAATAGTAATCTTCATAGTGAATTGCCTTGAACCTTTTGTTGTTTACTCTACTATGTTGCAGGCGTTTATTCAAACCATTAAAAGATGAATGAAGGAATCGATGGCTATTTGAATACCCTTTCCCAGCGATCCGTCCTATTGTATGAGATTGCCGCGCTTCGCTCGCAATGACAATAAGGAATAGGTCTGACAGCTGATTGCTGATAGCTACAAAGGCAGCTCATACTACACTACACCTTTATCATATGACCTGTTCGCCCCGAACTGTTCACTGCGCCATAGGCGCCTCACCCCGAACTCCAGCGAAGCTGGACATGCACACGTTCACGCAAAGCCTGTGGCTAAAGGCATATGATTCGCGACATGGAATTCAAGAGAAAAACGCTCACCTCCGTGTATACGTCTGTCTGCCGGTCACGTCTTGGTCCTTGTAGTAGAATTCCCAATCATTAAAATCCCGGCTGACGGTGATTTCGTAGGTTCCCGGTTCATGGCCTCCCGGAAATCTGCCAACCAGCGTGTTGCCTTGCAACCTATTCGCGATAAAGAAGACCCTCTCCTCCCCTTTGCGCCAATCCCAATAAGGCACATCGATCACGTATATGAGGAACAGTTCTCCTCCCCTCATTTCGCCCCTGTAATGGGCATAGTTTGCATACTTTTCGCGGGCATGGTCGTAAGGTTCTTTTCTGTACCAGTTTCCAACCAGATCTCTTAATCCTTTTTTCTTTTCCTCGGCTTTGGCTCTTATTTCCGTTTTTGCCGCCTTTTCCTGGCGGTATTCGATTTCGTAGATCAGTTCCTTCACCTTCTTCGCATCAGCAGCGTTCGGGGCCGCAAGAAGATAGAGCCTGAGGTTCTTTATCGCATCCGCATAAAGACCCGCCTTGTCCTGTGCGAAGCCAAGATTGTAATAGGCGTTTGCGAGCCAGGGCGCTGCCAGAGTTGCCTTTTCGAGCTCCCGTACAGCGTCCTTGAAATCGTTTGTGTCCTTTGCTCCTTTCACTGCCGCCGCACCGCGTGCCATATACCTCTCGGCCGCTTCCGGTATCGCAGGCGCCGGCCTCATCGTCTGCACGTGTTTGATGATCTTCTCGCGCAGGGCATAGTCGTTGGGATTCTTCTGGAGGTCGGAGAGGTACTGCGTGAGGGTCTGCTGAGGGGACTGGGCGTGAGAAGCAGACATGCACACAAGTATGAGCATGAATACCAACAATGTTGTCGGACAGATCTTTTTCATTGTTTATTCCTCCTGCAGATCTTTTTATTGTTGAAATCCTTTGTTATCAAAATAAGGCCCCTGACAAAAGCACCAGGTCCACGACGAGCATTCCCAGTACTGCGATGCCCGCCAGGCCGTTCATAGTAACGGAGAGCCAGCCGAGATACTGGAGCCAGAGACCGGCCAGGATGCCGATCAGATATCCGGCGATAAATCCTGCAAGGCCTGTCATCAGGCCCAGAAAGAGTGAGTGCTGAAGCGTGCCGACGAAGACGCCGCAGGATATTCCCAGAAAGACGAAAAAGAAAAATATACCCGCAAGGAAATCATCATACGAGGGCGGCTCTCCCCTGCGCGACAGTACGCTGTTGATGACCAGGGCGACTGTTCCCGCAGCGCCGATGCCGCCTGCGATCCAGCCGACGATAGAACCGCCGGACACTGCGACGGGAACTCCGAAAGCGAGAAGGATGATACAGACGGCGAGGACGATATGGTGTTCCATCGTTGAGGGAAAGCCCGTTGCCGACCTCCCGCCGGGACGCAGACGGCTCAGCAACATGCCGGGGAAATAACGGGCATGAAATTCAAATGATAGAAATTTCGGGGCGCTCATCTCTACGGACAATTCGACATGTTGCCGCAGCTTACCTTCGAGCCGTTGTTGCAACCCTTCCTGTAGTATATGCAGGCCCTGGCCCGGTCGCCGCGACGCTCCAGGACTACGCCCATATTGGTGTATCGTCCCGGTCGGTCGGATTCGGAGGGGTCCGGCATCAGATCAAAGGCCTTCTGCATATTCTTGTACGCCCCATCCAGATCCCCCTGGTACATGTAGACCTCGCCAATGTTAAAATAGGCCCGGTCGGCCTCGGGATGGTCGGGGTATATCTCGACTGCTTTTCTCCAGTGCCTGATGGCCTCAGTATATCCGCCCGGCCCTTTTTTGTATGCTGTCACGCCCGCGTTGACCTCGCTCGCGTAGTCATCGTAGCGTTTGATCTGTATGTCCAGTTCCGCCA is part of the Syntrophorhabdaceae bacterium genome and harbors:
- a CDS encoding tetratricopeptide repeat protein; translated protein: MKKICPTTLLVFMLILVCMSASHAQSPQQTLTQYLSDLQKNPNDYALREKIIKHVQTMRPAPAIPEAAERYMARGAAAVKGAKDTNDFKDAVRELEKATLAAPWLANAYYNLGFAQDKAGLYADAIKNLRLYLLAAPNAADAKKVKELIYEIEYRQEKAAKTEIRAKAEEKKKGLRDLVGNWYRKEPYDHAREKYANYAHYRGEMRGGELFLIYVIDVPYWDWRKGEERVFFIANRLQGNTLVGRFPGGHEPGTYEITVSRDFNDWEFYYKDQDVTGRQTYTRR